The Hordeum vulgare subsp. vulgare chromosome 7H, MorexV3_pseudomolecules_assembly, whole genome shotgun sequence DNA window AAGAGCTAAAGCTTGTTACAAGTACCAAAGAACGATACATGGGATTTTACAGAATAGATGCCCGACTTCTCCAAAACCCTAGTCGAAGCATCTTCATTACCGGCATGATTTAGAGATTAGAGGTATGTTCAAGAGTGCCTCCACATCCGGTTGCAAGAAATTTGCACGAATCACATCCACATTCAATTTTCCTGCGTAACTGTCAATAAGCTCAGAAACTTTGTCCAGTGAACTGGTGCCACACCGCCCCATCGGCTTCAGCGAAGAACTCGTGACTCGTGACCCAGTTCCCTACTCAGTTGCTGGCACGCGGCGTGCACGccgacgccggcgacgatctcCTCTGCCGCATGCCCTCGCGCAGGCAGACCCAGTCCTGGACGCAACCCggcacggcggcgaggaggcacCACAGCAGCCGGTGCCGGAGGCTGGGCACGCAGAGCGGGCCGCCGCGCCCGACCCAGCGCACCGCGGCGCGCGCGTAGGCGTCGGCGGTGGGCGCCAGCGCCTTGTTGCGCCAGACCCCCGAGAAGCCGGCCATCATCTCCGTCGCCACGAACAGCGGCGCCTGGCACTGCACGTCGACCCCTCTGCCCGCGTACTCGGCGGCGAGGCCCCTGGAGAGCCTGGCGAGGTACCGCTTGGTGCCGGAGTAGACGGCGTGGAGCGGGAAGGAGGAGACGGCCTCCGAGGAGCCCGACCCCACGTTGACGACGGcgcccctgccccgcgccgccatgCCGGGGATCACCGCGGCGGCCATCGCCGTCGGCGCCCACAGGTTCACGCGGATCATGCGCACGTACgcctccgcgtcgccctcgtgtaGGAACGCCGCGCCCGGCCTCATCACCCCGGCGTTGTTGACGAGGACCCCCACGTCCAGCCCCTCCACCGCGTCCCGGAGCCGCCGCAGCGCCTCGTCGCCTGCATGCACGCATGCCGTCCGCCGGTGAGGATGATCATCAAGCGTTGCCATGCGCTCCGACATACCTCAAACGTTGAGTGAACTACGTGGTCCGTACCTTGGGGAGTGGAGACGAGGGAGAGGTCGAACACCACGGTCCTGGTCTCCACGGCGTGGCGGGACGTGATCGTGTCGGAGACCTCCCGGAGGTCCGCGGCGTCGAGGCCGACAAGGACGAGGTTGAGGCCCCGGCCGGCGAGCTCCAGGGCGACGGACCGGCCGATGCCGGACGTCGGGCC harbors:
- the LOC123409551 gene encoding very-long-chain 3-oxoacyl-CoA reductase 1-like yields the protein MAADLQTPAWFLWPAVLGALHVAALLSRLLAHLAHCLRRPRDFRRCYGAWAVVTGPTSGIGRSVALELAGRGLNLVLVGLDAADLREVSDTITSRHAVETRTVVFDLSLVSTPQGDEALRRLRDAVEGLDVGVLVNNAGVMRPGAAFLHEGDAEAYVRMIRVNLWAPTAMAAAVIPGMAARGRGAVVNVGSGSSEAVSSFPLHAVYSGTKRYLARLSRGLAAEYAGRGVDVQCQAPLFVATEMMAGFSGVWRNKALAPTADAYARAAVRWVGRGGPLCVPSLRHRLLWCLLAAVPGCVQDWVCLREGMRQRRSSPASACTPRASN